In Dehalococcoidales bacterium, one DNA window encodes the following:
- the recR gene encoding recombination mediator RecR gives MSKQDPIPAASDAIGKLVQEFSKLPGIGPKSAQRITFHLLRSPEEKARSLAEALVSLKQRVNICSVCCNVTESDPCPICRNPQRDVTQVCIVEQPQDILALEHTGVYKGLYHVLHGAISPSEGVGADDIRTRELLVRLQNNTVKEVILATNTNLEGEQTAMYLSRLITPLSIKVTRLARGLPYGTELEYADDVTLTRALEGRAEF, from the coding sequence GTGTCTAAGCAAGACCCCATTCCCGCCGCCAGTGACGCCATCGGCAAGCTGGTTCAGGAATTCAGCAAGCTGCCCGGCATCGGGCCCAAGAGCGCCCAGCGCATTACCTTCCACCTCCTCCGCTCCCCGGAGGAAAAAGCCAGGTCGCTGGCGGAGGCGCTGGTATCGCTGAAACAGCGGGTCAACATCTGCTCCGTCTGCTGCAACGTCACCGAGAGCGACCCCTGCCCCATCTGCCGCAATCCCCAGCGGGACGTCACCCAGGTCTGCATCGTGGAACAGCCGCAGGACATCTTGGCGCTGGAGCACACCGGCGTCTATAAAGGTCTTTACCACGTCCTCCACGGCGCCATCTCCCCCAGCGAGGGCGTGGGCGCCGACGATATCCGCACCCGCGAGCTGCTGGTCCGGCTCCAGAACAACACGGTCAAAGAGGTCATTTTAGCCACCAACACCAACCTCGAAGGCGAGCAGACGGCGATGTACCTCAGCCGCCTGATTACCCCCCTCAGTATTAAAGTGACGCGGCTGGCCCGCGGCCTGCCCTACGGCACCGAGCTGGAATATGCCGACGATGTGACGCTGACCCGGGCACTGGAGGGTCGGGCGGAGTTCTAA
- a CDS encoding tubulin/FtsZ family protein translates to MKLVVVGFGQCGGRIADEFARLDKRARGLRGYNIITGAFAVNTDIADLSGLTTIRPNYDHRILIGNKKTQGHGVGKINELGAEIAREDADKVIETIRNTENFTDTDAFLLAASAGGGTGSGAISVMTQQIKERYVDKPVYNLIVLPFEHEVLTEERTVYNVATCLKSSYLVADAIFLVDNQRYVMKDASLTHNLARINSNIVQPFFNLLCAGEEKKPRYIGAKILDAGDIIQTLVGWTTLGYGQSATSFFKPFFKRSRDFRDKATETQKGVQALDAAISGLSIKCNPLDSKRALYLISAPAKEINVDLVKALGMYIKNIAPEAVIRSGDYPREKGSLDVTVILSEMSDVEKVRNYFTKTINLIAELKKRQEGMVNTQRGIDITIKDIPSLL, encoded by the coding sequence ATGAAGTTAGTTGTTGTCGGTTTCGGGCAGTGCGGCGGCAGAATAGCCGACGAGTTCGCCCGCTTAGATAAAAGGGCGCGCGGCCTGCGCGGCTACAATATCATCACCGGCGCTTTCGCCGTCAATACGGATATCGCGGACCTGAGCGGCCTGACCACCATCCGGCCCAACTACGACCACCGTATCCTGATTGGCAACAAGAAAACGCAGGGGCACGGCGTGGGCAAAATCAACGAGCTGGGCGCGGAGATAGCCCGCGAGGACGCGGACAAGGTAATCGAGACTATCCGGAACACGGAGAATTTCACGGATACGGACGCCTTTTTACTGGCGGCCAGCGCCGGCGGCGGCACCGGCTCCGGGGCGATATCAGTGATGACGCAGCAGATAAAAGAGCGCTACGTGGACAAGCCGGTCTATAACCTTATCGTCCTGCCCTTCGAGCATGAAGTGTTGACCGAGGAAAGAACGGTCTATAACGTGGCCACCTGCCTCAAGTCCAGCTACCTGGTGGCGGACGCCATTTTCCTGGTGGACAACCAGCGGTACGTCATGAAGGATGCCTCCCTGACCCACAACCTAGCCCGGATTAACAGCAATATTGTGCAGCCGTTTTTCAACCTGCTGTGCGCCGGGGAGGAAAAGAAGCCGCGCTACATCGGGGCTAAAATCCTGGACGCCGGGGACATCATCCAGACGCTGGTGGGGTGGACGACCCTCGGCTACGGGCAGTCGGCGACCTCATTTTTCAAGCCGTTCTTCAAACGTTCCCGTGATTTCCGGGACAAAGCCACGGAGACCCAGAAAGGCGTCCAGGCGCTGGATGCCGCGATAAGCGGGCTTTCCATCAAATGCAACCCGCTGGACTCCAAGCGGGCTTTATACCTCATTTCCGCCCCCGCCAAGGAAATCAACGTGGACCTGGTGAAAGCGCTGGGGATGTACATCAAAAATATAGCCCCGGAAGCGGTAATCAGGAGCGGGGACTATCCCAGGGAAAAGGGCTCGCTGGATGTCACGGTGATACTTTCGGAAATGAGCGACGTGGAAAAAGTAAGGAACTACTTCACCAAGACCATCAATCTCATCGCGGAACTGAAGAAACGGCAGGAAGGCATGGTAAACACACAGCGAGGGATTGATATCACAATTAAGGACATTCCCTCGCTGCTGTAG
- the recO gene encoding DNA repair protein RecO gives MSDPHEYQTEAVVIKKTKLGEADSILTFFTPGLGKIQGFAKSLRKPKSKMSGHLELLTHSTVSFTRGRGSIDTITGAQTIDAYLPMKNDLWLTSCGLYAAELVHQFAAEHQENYGIFRLMLDTLDRLCQAENKELVLRHFELHLLESAGYRPQLRECVACHKALEPVANYFSPGAGGMLCPDCSLSHPFSSPLSLNAQKVLRLLQGSDYAAASRVRIEAGLAREIENVISLYLKHLLEREVKSAAWLDTLREQRIQLKQ, from the coding sequence ATGTCAGACCCGCACGAATACCAGACGGAAGCCGTCGTGATAAAAAAAACGAAGCTGGGAGAGGCGGACAGCATCCTCACCTTCTTTACTCCCGGTCTGGGTAAAATCCAGGGCTTCGCCAAGAGCCTGCGCAAACCCAAGAGCAAGATGTCCGGCCACCTGGAGCTGCTTACCCACAGCACGGTGTCCTTTACCCGCGGCCGGGGTAGCATCGATACCATCACCGGCGCGCAGACCATCGACGCCTATCTACCTATGAAAAACGACCTCTGGCTGACCTCCTGCGGGCTGTATGCGGCCGAGCTGGTGCACCAGTTTGCCGCCGAGCACCAGGAGAACTACGGGATCTTCCGGCTGATGCTGGATACCCTCGACCGGCTCTGCCAGGCGGAAAACAAGGAGCTCGTGCTGCGCCACTTCGAGCTGCACCTGCTGGAAAGCGCCGGCTACCGTCCCCAGCTGCGGGAATGCGTCGCCTGCCACAAGGCGCTGGAGCCGGTAGCCAACTATTTCAGCCCAGGCGCCGGCGGGATGCTCTGCCCGGACTGTTCCCTGAGCCACCCTTTCTCCAGTCCGCTTTCCTTAAACGCCCAGAAAGTGCTGCGGCTGTTACAGGGCAGCGATTACGCGGCGGCCAGTCGTGTAAGAATAGAAGCCGGGCTGGCCCGCGAGATAGAAAACGTCATCAGCCTTTACCTCAAGCACCTCCTGGAGAGAGAGGTAAAGTCCGCCGCCTGGCTGGATACCCTGCGGGAACAAAGAATACAGCTAAAACAGTAA
- the gap gene encoding type I glyceraldehyde-3-phosphate dehydrogenase, whose translation MKTRVGINGFGRIGRLTLRTINQYHKDRLEVVALNDLTDTKTNAHLMKWDSVYGRYPGEVSATEKAIIVDGQQIQVISERDPGAIPWKDYGVDIVIESTGLFTDATKAIAHTKGGAKKVVISAPAKNEDVTIVLGVNEKDYDPKKHTVISNASCTTNGIAPAVKVLNDTFGITKGLMTTIHSYTNDQKIMDTVHKDIRRARAAAMNIIPTTTGAAKAVAQVIPALKGKIHGLAFRVPTPTVSVIDFVCDVTKDVTAEQINEAFKKAAAGSLKGILEYCEEELVSMDFKGNHHSSIIDAPSTMVIGGNMVKILAWYDNEWGYSCRLGDLVYYIATKGL comes from the coding sequence ATGAAAACAAGAGTCGGCATCAACGGCTTCGGGCGCATCGGCAGGCTGACCTTGAGGACCATCAACCAGTACCACAAAGACCGGCTGGAGGTAGTAGCCCTTAACGATTTGACCGATACCAAGACCAATGCCCACCTGATGAAATGGGACAGCGTGTATGGTCGCTACCCCGGCGAGGTGTCCGCCACCGAGAAGGCTATCATCGTGGATGGGCAGCAGATACAGGTAATTTCCGAACGCGACCCTGGCGCCATACCCTGGAAGGATTACGGCGTGGATATCGTCATCGAGTCCACCGGGCTGTTCACCGATGCCACCAAAGCCATCGCCCACACCAAGGGCGGCGCCAAGAAAGTGGTCATTTCCGCCCCCGCCAAAAACGAGGACGTGACCATCGTGCTGGGGGTGAACGAGAAAGACTACGACCCCAAAAAGCACACCGTGATATCCAACGCGTCCTGCACCACCAACGGCATCGCGCCGGCGGTCAAGGTGCTGAACGATACCTTCGGCATTACCAAGGGGCTGATGACCACCATCCACTCCTATACCAACGACCAGAAAATCATGGATACCGTCCATAAAGATATCCGCCGGGCGCGCGCCGCCGCCATGAATATCATCCCCACCACCACCGGCGCCGCCAAAGCCGTGGCGCAGGTCATCCCCGCGCTCAAGGGCAAGATACACGGGCTGGCTTTCCGCGTCCCCACCCCCACCGTATCGGTAATCGACTTTGTCTGCGACGTGACCAAAGACGTCACGGCGGAGCAGATTAACGAAGCGTTCAAGAAAGCCGCCGCGGGGTCGCTCAAGGGCATCCTGGAGTACTGCGAGGAAGAGCTGGTCAGCATGGACTTTAAAGGCAACCACCACAGCTCCATAATAGACGCGCCCAGCACCATGGTTATCGGCGGGAACATGGTGAAAATCCTGGCCTGGTACGATAACGAGTGGGGCTACTCCTGCCGCCTCGGCGACCTGGTTTACTATATAGCCACCAAAGGGTTGTAG
- a CDS encoding 2-hydroxyacyl-CoA dehydratase, with the protein MKKIGITTTVPAEVLLAAGYQPVDLNNILVSSPDPTRYITIAERAGFPLNCCAWIKGIYGVCIDSGLKDVLCVTSGDCSNTIMLMEVLKLKGFNAMSFAYPAGPDPEQMQAALESLAEAFGTTLGAAEKARGELKSVRELALKLDQLTWKENQASGWENHLWLVSASDFNGDYVKYQQDLEALIKSVNARLPYPEKEIRLAYLGVPSVYAKELYAYVEKHGARAVYNEVQHQFAMPEPGESLAEQYANYTYPYSLRERLKVIKAEIQRRRIHGVIHYVQAFCHRGIGDIVIRDAIDLPVLTLEGNADFYLSGHVKTRIEAFLDMIERRKRANTDS; encoded by the coding sequence ATGAAGAAAATAGGCATCACCACCACCGTCCCCGCGGAAGTGCTGCTGGCGGCGGGATACCAGCCCGTAGATTTAAATAATATCCTCGTCTCTTCCCCCGACCCCACCCGGTACATCACGATAGCGGAGAGGGCCGGTTTTCCACTCAACTGCTGCGCCTGGATAAAGGGTATTTACGGCGTCTGCATCGATTCCGGCCTCAAAGACGTGCTGTGCGTTACCAGCGGCGACTGCTCCAACACCATCATGCTGATGGAGGTATTAAAGCTCAAGGGGTTCAACGCCATGTCCTTCGCCTACCCGGCCGGGCCCGACCCGGAGCAAATGCAGGCGGCGCTGGAAAGCCTGGCGGAAGCGTTCGGTACTACTTTAGGGGCGGCGGAAAAGGCGCGGGGGGAGCTCAAGAGCGTGCGGGAGCTGGCGCTGAAGCTGGACCAGCTTACCTGGAAAGAGAACCAGGCGAGCGGCTGGGAAAACCACCTGTGGCTGGTGTCCGCGTCCGACTTTAATGGTGATTATGTCAAATACCAGCAGGATTTGGAAGCATTGATAAAGTCCGTTAACGCCCGGCTACCCTACCCGGAAAAGGAGATACGGCTGGCGTACCTGGGCGTGCCATCCGTTTACGCTAAAGAGCTTTACGCGTACGTAGAAAAACATGGGGCGCGCGCGGTCTATAACGAGGTGCAGCACCAGTTTGCCATGCCGGAACCGGGCGAGTCCCTGGCCGAACAATATGCCAACTATACCTACCCGTATTCCTTACGCGAAAGGCTTAAAGTAATTAAAGCCGAGATTCAGCGGAGGCGCATTCACGGCGTGATACATTACGTGCAGGCGTTCTGCCACCGGGGCATCGGAGACATAGTTATCCGCGACGCGATAGACCTGCCGGTGCTGACGCTGGAGGGCAACGCGGACTTTTACCTGAGCGGGCACGTCAAGACGCGTATCGAGGCGTTTTTGGACATGATAGAACGGCGGAAAAGGGCCAACACAGACTCATGA
- a CDS encoding methyltransferase domain-containing protein, which produces MSHFSGGFRPYNDPDRRKWQDPEAILNRIGLEPGLTFADIGCGGGFFAIPAARMVGQDGKVYGVDANPVSIAALQEQAAAEGLNNLYLTAARAEDTAVCEQCADIVFFGIALHDFQDASLVLKNARRIIKPTGKLIDLDWKKEGIPFGPPAHIRFDEAKASRLIEAAGFKVTSVEDSGPYHYLITARPA; this is translated from the coding sequence TTGAGCCATTTCAGCGGCGGTTTCCGCCCGTATAACGACCCCGACAGAAGAAAGTGGCAGGACCCGGAGGCTATTCTAAACCGTATCGGCCTGGAGCCGGGGCTGACCTTCGCGGATATAGGATGCGGCGGGGGATTCTTCGCCATTCCGGCGGCGCGGATGGTCGGCCAAGATGGCAAAGTCTATGGCGTAGACGCCAACCCGGTATCGATAGCCGCCTTGCAAGAGCAGGCCGCCGCCGAAGGCCTGAACAATCTTTACCTTACCGCCGCCAGAGCCGAGGATACCGCGGTCTGTGAACAATGCGCCGACATCGTCTTTTTCGGGATTGCGCTGCATGATTTTCAGGACGCATCCCTGGTGCTGAAAAACGCCCGGCGCATCATCAAGCCCACCGGTAAACTTATCGACCTCGATTGGAAAAAAGAGGGAATACCATTCGGTCCTCCAGCGCATATCAGGTTTGACGAAGCCAAGGCTTCCCGCCTGATTGAGGCGGCGGGCTTTAAGGTGACGTCGGTAGAAGATAGCGGCCCTTATCATTACCTGATAACCGCCAGGCCAGCTTGA
- a CDS encoding YbaB/EbfC family nucleoid-associated protein, producing the protein MNKFMMQQAQKLQAQLLKAQEELATLMVEASSGGGAVTVVMNGQQAIQSVKISKEVVNPEDVEMLEDMVLTAVKEAQVKAQEAAAQKMGGVTGGLKIPGLM; encoded by the coding sequence GTGAATAAATTTATGATGCAGCAGGCACAGAAACTCCAGGCGCAGCTTCTCAAAGCGCAGGAAGAGCTCGCCACCCTGATGGTCGAGGCCAGTTCCGGCGGCGGCGCCGTCACGGTGGTGATGAACGGCCAGCAGGCAATACAGTCGGTCAAAATCTCCAAGGAAGTAGTAAACCCGGAAGACGTGGAGATGCTGGAGGACATGGTGCTGACGGCGGTCAAGGAAGCGCAGGTCAAGGCGCAGGAAGCCGCCGCGCAGAAGATGGGCGGGGTAACGGGGGGATTGAAAATTCCCGGCTTAATGTAA
- the dnaX gene encoding DNA polymerase III subunit gamma/tau, producing MASQVFYRKWRPQSLGEIAGQEHVTRTLLNALAKERVSHAYLFCGPRGTGKTTTARALAKAINCLTNGKGDSCNTCEMCLAISEGRALDVIEVDAASNRGIDEIRNLREKVNYAPNQARKKVYIIDEVHMLTKEASNALLKTLEEPPPHVAFILATTEAHKLLPTILSRCQRFDFHRYSLADVVTLLSRVGEGEGIKAAPEALKLIARAGTGSMRDSLNLLQQLNTFYGNDITLQQAQALLGITGDRRSRELVQHIFNGDIAAGITTLNNVNSDGLDLRQFHRDVMEYLRLLLLVKTGAAETIELTVDDIKDLKELANKATLPQILKAIKTFGQLELSLDNYSTLPLELAIVDSSLAETAVKEEPVRRAEPEPPVKKAPPVMPPTAVQRVAPPPPEKRETAANPTPARPAAEKPVNPAPARPIEEKPTVPAPVKAEATPPAMGSTIEQLQQQWSRMINEAPDGMSKTPAAALLRSARPREITGDILVLSFKYPILKENLEKLDNQKMADKIVSRFMGRPCKVRCVYEHENNHLVKAALKMGAQVIEPEEA from the coding sequence ATGGCATCTCAAGTATTTTACCGCAAGTGGCGGCCGCAATCGCTCGGGGAAATTGCCGGCCAGGAGCACGTCACCCGGACGCTGCTGAACGCCCTGGCCAAAGAGCGCGTTTCCCACGCCTATCTCTTCTGCGGGCCGCGCGGCACCGGCAAGACCACCACGGCGCGCGCCCTGGCCAAAGCCATCAACTGCCTGACCAACGGCAAGGGCGATTCCTGCAACACCTGCGAGATGTGCCTGGCCATTTCCGAGGGACGGGCGCTGGACGTTATCGAAGTGGACGCCGCCAGCAACCGGGGCATCGACGAAATAAGGAACCTGCGGGAAAAGGTGAACTACGCTCCCAACCAGGCGCGAAAAAAGGTCTACATCATCGATGAAGTCCACATGCTCACCAAGGAAGCCTCCAACGCCCTGCTGAAAACGCTGGAAGAGCCGCCGCCCCACGTGGCGTTTATCCTGGCCACCACGGAGGCGCATAAACTGCTGCCTACCATCCTCTCCCGCTGCCAGCGGTTCGATTTTCACCGCTATTCCCTGGCCGATGTGGTGACCCTGCTGTCCCGTGTGGGTGAAGGCGAGGGCATCAAAGCCGCGCCGGAAGCTTTAAAGCTCATCGCGCGGGCGGGCACCGGCAGCATGCGCGACTCCCTGAACCTGTTACAGCAGCTCAACACCTTTTACGGCAACGATATTACCCTCCAGCAGGCACAAGCGCTGCTGGGCATTACCGGCGACCGGCGCTCCCGGGAACTGGTGCAGCACATCTTCAACGGGGACATCGCCGCCGGCATTACCACCCTGAATAACGTGAACAGCGACGGGCTCGACCTGCGCCAGTTCCACCGCGATGTGATGGAGTACCTGCGGCTACTGCTGCTGGTCAAGACCGGCGCGGCGGAGACAATAGAGCTTACCGTCGATGACATCAAAGACCTCAAGGAGCTGGCGAACAAAGCCACCCTGCCCCAGATACTGAAAGCGATTAAAACCTTCGGGCAGCTCGAGCTGAGCCTGGATAACTATTCCACCCTGCCGCTGGAGCTGGCGATAGTGGACTCCTCACTGGCGGAAACCGCCGTCAAGGAAGAACCCGTCCGCCGCGCCGAACCGGAACCACCCGTTAAGAAAGCGCCCCCGGTTATGCCACCGACCGCCGTACAGCGGGTCGCCCCTCCCCCACCGGAGAAAAGGGAAACAGCGGCCAACCCGACCCCGGCCAGACCGGCGGCGGAAAAACCCGTCAATCCGGCCCCGGCCAGGCCAATCGAGGAAAAGCCCACCGTTCCGGCGCCCGTTAAAGCGGAGGCGACCCCGCCGGCCATGGGCAGCACCATCGAGCAGCTCCAGCAGCAATGGAGCCGGATGATTAACGAAGCGCCGGACGGCATGAGCAAGACCCCGGCGGCCGCCCTGCTGCGGAGCGCGCGTCCCCGGGAAATCACGGGCGATATCCTGGTGCTTTCTTTCAAATACCCGATACTCAAAGAAAATCTAGAAAAACTGGATAACCAGAAAATGGCTGATAAAATAGTCAGCAGATTTATGGGCCGCCCCTGCAAGGTGCGCTGCGTTTACGAACACGAAAACAACCACCTGGTAAAAGCGGCATTGAAAATGGGCGCCCAGGTTATCGAACCGGAGGAAGCGTGA
- a CDS encoding MBL fold metallo-hydrolase yields the protein MNEVFPGIRWLQLPITMEQSDLNYINVYLIAGEKGYLLVDSGWNTDEAFATLHNALIKNGIAFNNIKQILVTHVHPDHYGMAGRIRELSGATLIMHHIERDYIEPRYVKMEPLLNETDHLLVTNGVPEAEMVNMRDATLGLENYIIAAQPDRTLHDGETISTGTFNFRVIWTPGHSSGHVCLYEPEKKVLLCGDHILPKITPNVSVHPQSIENPLGRYLKSLQELKKLDVALALPGHDKPFTNFKERIDEITHHHGIRNQEILETIGEGHKTAYQIAREITWGNSGRWDDLPPFHQRMAVFETLAHLEMMASDGLIDKLPGRGTIAYSRR from the coding sequence ATGAATGAAGTATTTCCCGGCATACGGTGGCTGCAACTGCCCATCACCATGGAGCAGTCCGACCTTAACTATATCAACGTGTACCTCATCGCGGGGGAAAAGGGGTATTTGCTGGTGGACTCCGGCTGGAACACGGACGAGGCTTTCGCCACCCTGCACAACGCCCTGATAAAAAACGGCATCGCCTTCAACAACATCAAGCAAATACTGGTGACGCACGTTCACCCGGACCATTACGGCATGGCGGGGCGTATCCGGGAGCTTTCCGGCGCGACGCTCATCATGCACCATATAGAAAGAGACTACATCGAGCCGCGCTACGTCAAGATGGAGCCCCTGCTGAACGAGACCGACCACCTGCTGGTGACCAACGGCGTACCGGAGGCGGAAATGGTCAACATGCGGGACGCCACGCTGGGGCTGGAAAACTATATCATCGCCGCCCAGCCGGACCGCACCCTCCACGATGGCGAGACGATATCCACCGGCACTTTCAACTTCCGCGTCATCTGGACGCCGGGGCATTCCTCCGGGCATGTCTGCCTGTACGAGCCGGAGAAAAAGGTGCTGCTTTGCGGCGACCATATATTGCCCAAGATAACCCCCAACGTCAGCGTGCACCCGCAGTCCATCGAGAACCCGCTCGGCAGGTATTTGAAGTCGCTACAGGAGCTGAAAAAGCTGGACGTGGCGTTGGCGCTGCCCGGGCATGACAAGCCCTTCACCAATTTTAAAGAGCGCATCGACGAGATAACGCACCACCACGGCATCCGGAACCAGGAGATACTGGAGACAATCGGCGAGGGGCACAAGACCGCCTACCAGATAGCGCGGGAGATAACCTGGGGGAATAGCGGCAGGTGGGACGACCTGCCCCCCTTCCACCAGCGGATGGCGGTCTTCGAGACGCTGGCCCACCTGGAGATGATGGCGTCAGACGGACTTATAGACAAGCTGCCCGGCCGGGGCACCATAGCGTATAGTCGGAGATGA
- a CDS encoding class I SAM-dependent methyltransferase has translation MDGEHGGYELYSFIAEYYDTTYNRRNDIDVAFYVDYAKKANGRTLELACGTGRILIPTAKAGCAITGLDLSTYMLQKCREKLAQQPPDVQQRVKLTQGDMTNFFTGEKYALITMPFRPFQHLINTAQQKACLRCIYQHLETGGRLVYDVYNPNPARLVPNPQYMKETVDLPETTLPDGRKVSRANRLADFHREQQYNDVEIIYYVSHPDGKKERLVEAFPMRYFFRYEMEHLLELCGFKVIDFFGDFKKSAFAGDSPEMIFVAEKG, from the coding sequence ATGGACGGTGAGCACGGCGGCTATGAACTCTATAGTTTTATCGCGGAATACTATGACACCACCTATAACCGGCGCAATGATATAGACGTCGCGTTTTATGTCGACTACGCTAAAAAAGCTAACGGGCGGACGCTGGAGCTGGCCTGCGGCACCGGGCGCATCCTTATCCCCACCGCCAAAGCGGGCTGCGCAATAACCGGGCTAGACCTCTCCACTTATATGCTGCAAAAATGCCGGGAAAAACTGGCGCAGCAGCCGCCGGACGTGCAGCAAAGAGTAAAGCTGACACAGGGGGATATGACCAATTTTTTCACCGGGGAAAAGTACGCCCTGATAACCATGCCCTTCCGCCCATTCCAGCACCTTATCAACACAGCGCAGCAGAAAGCCTGCCTCCGGTGTATTTATCAACACCTTGAAACCGGCGGGCGGCTCGTCTACGATGTTTATAATCCCAACCCGGCCAGGCTGGTGCCCAATCCCCAGTACATGAAAGAAACGGTGGATTTGCCGGAAACAACGCTACCTGATGGACGCAAGGTAAGCCGCGCTAACCGCCTGGCAGATTTCCACCGGGAACAGCAGTACAATGACGTCGAGATTATCTATTACGTCTCCCACCCGGACGGCAAGAAGGAAAGGCTGGTGGAGGCGTTCCCCATGCGCTACTTTTTCCGTTACGAGATGGAACACCTGCTGGAGCTCTGCGGTTTTAAGGTAATAGACTTTTTCGGGGATTTCAAGAAGTCGGCCTTTGCCGGGGACTCTCCGGAGATGATATTCGTGGCTGAAAAGGGGTAA
- a CDS encoding tubulin/FtsZ family protein, protein MKLVVVGLGQCGGRIADEFSKLNSRARSRRGMNIITGCFAVNTDAADLSGLSNIGNDHHHRILIGGRKTGGHGVGKINELGAEIAKEDSDKIIENLRNTKKFFETDAFLLIAGTAGGTGSGAISVVTQHLKERYIDKPIWNLLVLPFEHEESTEERTVFNVATCLKSCYSVADAVFLVDNQRYVRKDSSIKSNITKINEMIAEPFYNMLCAGEEKKSKYIGAKLLDAGDIIQTVVGWTVIGYGKTSAPLFKMPDLKSDFRKKGNEIQKGIQAMDEAISELSLKCNPADSRRALYLVSGPAKEMNMDMVKEIGDYMRDIAPEAIIRNGDYPHERGSVDVTVLLSEMSDVEKVRDYYLRSTDLIPEFKKRQAETEDKLKALDDVSKDIPSLL, encoded by the coding sequence ATGAAATTAGTAGTCGTTGGCTTGGGGCAATGCGGAGGCAGGATTGCTGACGAGTTTTCCAAGCTGAACAGCAGAGCCAGATCACGACGCGGCATGAACATCATTACCGGTTGTTTTGCCGTCAATACAGATGCCGCCGATTTAAGCGGACTAAGCAATATCGGAAACGACCATCATCATCGCATCCTTATCGGCGGGCGCAAGACCGGCGGTCACGGGGTGGGGAAAATCAATGAACTGGGCGCCGAGATAGCCAAGGAAGATTCTGATAAAATAATCGAAAATCTCAGGAACACCAAGAAATTCTTCGAGACGGACGCATTTCTTCTTATCGCCGGCACAGCCGGGGGCACCGGCTCCGGCGCTATCTCCGTAGTGACGCAGCACCTTAAGGAGCGCTACATCGACAAGCCGATATGGAATTTACTGGTACTACCCTTCGAGCATGAAGAATCCACCGAGGAAAGGACAGTCTTTAACGTAGCCACCTGCTTAAAGTCCTGCTACTCCGTGGCGGACGCGGTATTCCTGGTGGACAACCAGAGGTACGTGCGCAAGGACTCGTCCATCAAGTCCAATATCACCAAAATCAATGAAATGATTGCCGAGCCTTTCTACAACATGCTCTGCGCCGGGGAAGAAAAGAAGTCCAAGTACATCGGCGCCAAGCTACTGGACGCCGGCGACATCATCCAGACGGTGGTGGGGTGGACGGTTATCGGCTACGGCAAAACGTCCGCGCCGCTGTTCAAAATGCCCGACCTCAAGAGCGATTTCCGCAAAAAGGGCAACGAAATCCAGAAGGGCATCCAGGCCATGGATGAGGCTATCAGCGAGCTTTCACTCAAGTGCAATCCCGCCGATTCCCGCCGCGCTTTATACCTGGTGTCCGGCCCCGCCAAGGAAATGAACATGGACATGGTCAAGGAAATAGGCGATTACATGAGGGACATCGCGCCGGAAGCCATTATCCGCAACGGCGACTACCCGCACGAAAGGGGATCGGTGGATGTGACCGTGCTCCTCTCCGAGATGAGCGACGTGGAAAAGGTCAGGGACTATTACCTGCGCTCCACCGACCTTATCCCGGAGTTCAAGAAACGCCAGGCGGAGACCGAGGACAAGCTCAAAGCGCTGGATGACGTCTCCAAAGATATACCGTCGCTGCTGTAA